The following are encoded in a window of Citrobacter freundii genomic DNA:
- a CDS encoding MurR/RpiR family transcriptional regulator has product MNMLEKIQLKLEHLSKSERKVADVILTSPDRAIHSSIATLALEANVSEPTVNRFCRSMDTRGFPDFKLHLAQSLANGTPYVNRNVDEDDSVESYTGKIFESAMASLDHVRQSLDNAAVNRAVDLLTQAKKIAFFGLGSSAAVAHDAMNKFFRFNVPVIYSDDIVLQRMSCMNCSDDDVIVLISHTGRTKSLVELAQLARENDAMVIALTSPGTPLAREATLAITLDVPEDTDIYMPMVSRLAQLTVIDVLATGFTLRRGAKFRDNLKRVKEALKESRFDKELLIKGDDR; this is encoded by the coding sequence ATGAATATGCTGGAAAAAATCCAGTTAAAACTGGAACATCTGAGCAAGTCAGAACGTAAGGTCGCCGATGTTATTCTGACCTCACCTGACCGGGCTATCCATTCAAGTATTGCCACGTTGGCTCTGGAAGCCAACGTCAGTGAGCCGACCGTGAATCGCTTCTGTCGCAGCATGGACACACGAGGCTTCCCTGATTTTAAACTGCATTTGGCACAAAGTCTGGCTAATGGTACCCCGTATGTTAATCGTAATGTCGATGAGGATGATAGCGTCGAGTCCTACACCGGGAAAATCTTCGAATCTGCCATGGCAAGCCTGGACCACGTCCGTCAGTCGCTGGATAACGCGGCGGTCAATCGGGCGGTAGATTTATTAACCCAGGCAAAGAAAATCGCCTTTTTCGGTCTGGGTTCGTCCGCTGCCGTGGCGCACGACGCCATGAATAAATTTTTCCGCTTTAACGTACCGGTTATCTATTCCGACGATATTGTACTGCAACGTATGAGCTGTATGAATTGTAGCGATGACGACGTCATTGTCCTTATTTCACATACCGGCAGAACAAAGAGTCTGGTTGAACTGGCGCAGCTGGCGCGGGAAAACGATGCCATGGTGATCGCCCTTACTTCCCCCGGAACGCCGCTGGCGCGTGAAGCCACGCTGGCAATTACCCTGGATGTACCGGAAGATACTGACATTTATATGCCTATGGTCTCTCGACTTGCTCAACTGACCGTGATAGATGTGCTGGCTACAGGATTTACTTTGCGCCGTGGTGCAAAATTTAGAGATAACTTGAAGCGTGTCAAGGAAGCGCTCAAGGAATCGCGTTTTGATAAAGAATTACTCATCAAGGGTGATGACCGCTAA
- the pyk gene encoding pyruvate kinase, translating to MSRRLRRTKIVTTLGPATDRDNNLEKIIAAGANVVRMNFSHGSPEDHKLRADKVREIAAKLGRHVAILGDLQGPKIRVSTFKEGKVFLNIGDKFLLDANLGKGEGDKEKVGIDYKGLPADVVPGDILLLDDGRVQLKVLEVQGMKVFTEVTVGGPLSNNKGINKLGGGLSAEALTEKDKADIITAAQISVDYLAVSFPRCGEDLNYARRLARDAGCDAKIVAKVERAEAVCDQNAMDDIILASDVVMVARGDLGVEIGDPELVGIQKALIRRARQLNRAVITATQMMESMITNPMPTRAEVMDVANAVLDGTDAVMLSAETAAGQYPAETVAAMARVCLGAEKIPSINVSKHRLDVQFDNVEEAIAMSAMYAANHLKGVTAIIAMTESGRTALMTSRISSGLPIFAMSRHERTLNLTSLYRGVTPVHFDSETDGVVAASEAVNLLRDKGYLVSGDLVIVTQGDVMSTIGSTNTTRILTVE from the coding sequence ATGTCCAGAAGGCTTCGCAGAACCAAAATCGTTACCACGTTAGGCCCAGCAACTGACCGCGATAACAACCTTGAAAAAATTATCGCCGCGGGCGCAAACGTTGTACGTATGAACTTTTCGCACGGCTCTCCAGAAGATCACAAACTGCGGGCGGATAAAGTCCGTGAAATTGCCGCCAAACTGGGACGTCATGTCGCTATTTTGGGTGACCTGCAGGGACCTAAAATACGCGTATCAACCTTCAAAGAAGGCAAAGTATTCCTCAATATTGGCGACAAGTTCCTGTTAGATGCCAACCTGGGTAAAGGCGAAGGCGATAAAGAAAAAGTCGGTATTGACTATAAAGGCCTACCTGCTGACGTAGTGCCGGGCGACATACTGCTGCTGGATGATGGTCGCGTACAGCTCAAAGTACTGGAAGTTCAGGGCATGAAGGTCTTCACCGAAGTGACCGTCGGTGGCCCGCTTTCCAATAACAAAGGCATCAACAAACTGGGCGGCGGTCTCTCTGCAGAAGCACTGACCGAAAAAGACAAAGCTGACATCATCACCGCGGCGCAAATCAGCGTTGACTATCTGGCCGTCTCCTTCCCGCGCTGCGGCGAAGATCTGAACTATGCCCGCCGTCTGGCGCGCGATGCAGGCTGCGATGCGAAAATTGTTGCCAAGGTGGAGCGTGCAGAAGCCGTGTGCGACCAGAATGCAATGGATGACATCATCCTGGCCTCTGACGTCGTGATGGTTGCTCGTGGCGACCTGGGCGTTGAAATTGGCGATCCGGAGCTGGTCGGTATTCAGAAAGCCCTGATCCGTCGTGCGCGTCAGCTGAACCGTGCGGTCATTACCGCCACGCAGATGATGGAGTCGATGATCACCAACCCGATGCCGACCCGTGCAGAAGTGATGGACGTGGCGAACGCCGTACTCGACGGCACCGACGCCGTTATGCTGTCAGCAGAAACCGCCGCAGGCCAGTATCCGGCTGAAACCGTTGCCGCCATGGCGCGTGTCTGCCTGGGCGCGGAAAAAATCCCGAGCATTAATGTCTCCAAACACCGCCTCGACGTGCAGTTTGATAACGTTGAAGAAGCGATTGCCATGTCCGCAATGTATGCAGCGAACCACCTGAAAGGGGTCACCGCCATCATCGCGATGACAGAATCCGGTCGTACCGCGCTGATGACGTCCCGTATCAGCTCCGGCCTGCCGATTTTCGCCATGTCGCGTCATGAGCGTACGCTGAACCTGACCTCCCTGTACCGCGGCGTTACTCCGGTTCACTTTGACAGCGAAACCGACGGTGTGGTTGCCGCCAGCGAAGCGGTGAACCTGCTGCGTGATAAAGGCTATCTGGTTTCTGGCGATCTGGTGATTGTCACCCAGGGCGACGTCATGAGCACCATTGGCTCCACCAACACCACGCGTATTCTGACCGTAGAATAA
- the edd gene encoding phosphogluconate dehydratase gives MNPNLLRVTQRIVERSQKTRSAYLARIEQAKTNTVHRSQLACGNLAHGFAACQPEDKASLKSMLRNNIAIITSYNDMLSAHQPYEYYPDIIRKALHAANAVGQVAGGVPAMCDGVTQGQDGMELSLLSREVIAMSAAIGLSHNMFDGALFLGVCDKIVPGLVMAALSFGHLPSIFIPSGPMASGLANKEKVRIRQLYAEGKVDRMALLESEAASYHAPGTCTFYGTANTNQMVVEFMGMQLPGSSFVHPDAPLREALTAAAARQVTRLTGNGNEWMPIGKMIDEKVVVNGIVALLATGGSTNHTMHLVAMARAAGILINWDDFSDLSDIVPLMARLYPNGPADINHFQAAGGVPVLMRELLNAGLLHEDVNTVAGFGLSRYTQEPWLNNGELDWREGAEKSLDSSVIATFDQPFSHHGGTKVLSGNLGRAVMKTSAVPVENQIIEAPAIVFESQHDVLPAFDAGLLDRDCVVVVRHQGPKANGMPELHKLMPPLGVLLDRCFKIALVTDGRLSGASGKVPSAIHVTPEAYDGGLLAKVRDGDIIRVNGQTGELTLLVDEEELASRQPHIPDLSASRVGTGREMFSALREKLSGAEQGATCIDF, from the coding sequence ATGAATCCGAATTTGTTACGCGTAACACAACGCATCGTTGAACGTTCTCAAAAGACGCGTTCTGCCTACCTCGCCCGTATCGAACAGGCCAAGACGAACACCGTTCATCGTTCGCAGCTGGCGTGCGGGAATCTGGCCCACGGTTTTGCTGCCTGTCAGCCAGAAGATAAAGCATCTCTGAAAAGCATGCTGCGTAACAATATCGCGATCATTACCTCCTATAACGACATGCTTTCTGCGCATCAGCCGTATGAGTATTATCCGGATATCATTCGCAAAGCCTTGCATGCAGCCAATGCGGTAGGCCAGGTTGCGGGTGGCGTGCCGGCGATGTGTGATGGCGTCACTCAGGGACAGGACGGGATGGAGCTTTCCCTGCTGAGCCGCGAAGTGATTGCAATGTCGGCGGCTATTGGCTTGTCTCACAACATGTTCGATGGCGCGCTGTTCCTCGGCGTGTGTGACAAAATTGTCCCGGGGCTGGTGATGGCGGCGCTGTCGTTTGGTCATCTGCCGTCCATCTTTATCCCTTCAGGCCCGATGGCGAGTGGTCTGGCGAACAAAGAAAAAGTCCGTATCCGCCAGCTCTATGCCGAAGGCAAAGTTGACCGTATGGCGCTTCTGGAATCCGAAGCCGCGTCTTATCACGCGCCGGGAACCTGTACTTTCTACGGTACAGCAAACACCAACCAGATGGTGGTGGAGTTTATGGGCATGCAGTTGCCGGGCTCCTCTTTCGTGCATCCTGATGCCCCCCTGCGTGAAGCGCTGACCGCGGCGGCGGCGCGTCAGGTCACACGCCTGACCGGTAACGGTAACGAGTGGATGCCTATCGGTAAAATGATTGATGAAAAAGTGGTGGTGAACGGTATTGTGGCCCTGCTGGCGACCGGGGGGTCCACCAACCATACGATGCACCTGGTGGCGATGGCGCGCGCGGCAGGCATTCTCATCAACTGGGATGACTTCTCCGATCTGTCCGATATCGTGCCGCTGATGGCGCGTCTGTACCCTAACGGTCCGGCTGATATTAACCACTTCCAGGCCGCGGGCGGTGTACCGGTGTTGATGCGTGAGCTGCTCAATGCGGGTCTGCTGCATGAAGATGTCAACACCGTCGCGGGCTTTGGCTTGTCGCGTTATACCCAGGAACCGTGGCTAAACAACGGCGAACTGGACTGGCGAGAAGGGGCTGAGAAGTCGCTGGATAGCAGCGTGATTGCTACCTTTGACCAGCCGTTCTCGCATCATGGCGGCACCAAAGTGCTGAGCGGCAACCTGGGGCGCGCGGTGATGAAAACGTCCGCGGTACCGGTTGAAAACCAGATCATTGAAGCCCCGGCAATTGTCTTTGAGAGTCAGCATGATGTGTTACCGGCCTTTGATGCGGGCCTGCTTGACCGTGACTGCGTGGTGGTCGTTCGCCATCAGGGGCCAAAAGCGAACGGTATGCCAGAATTACATAAACTCATGCCGCCTCTTGGTGTATTATTGGACCGTTGTTTCAAAATTGCGTTAGTTACCGATGGACGACTTTCAGGTGCTTCAGGTAAAGTGCCTTCAGCAATCCATGTAACACCGGAAGCTTATGATGGCGGGCTACTGGCAAAAGTACGCGATGGCGACATCATTCGAGTGAATGGACAGACAGGTGAATTGACGCTGCTGGTCGATGAAGAGGAACTTGCCTCTCGTCAGCCCCACATTCCTGACCTCAGCGCATCGCGGGTAGGAACAGGGCGTGAGATGTTCAGTGCGTTGCGCGAAAAGCTGTCCGGTGCGGAGCAGGGCGCAACCTGTATCGATTTTTAA
- the zwf gene encoding glucose-6-phosphate dehydrogenase: MAVTQTAQACDLVIFGAKGDLARRKLLPSLYQLEKAGQINPDTRIIGVGRADWDKAAYTKVVREALETFMKEKIDESLWETLSGRLEFCNLDVNDTAAFSRLGDMLDQKARTTINYFAMPPSTFGAICKGLGEAKLNAKPARVVMEKPLGTSLATSREINDQVGQYFEECQVYRIDHYLGKETVLNLLALRFANSLFVNNWDNRTIDHVEITVAEEVGIEGRWGYFDQAGQMRDMIQNHLLQILCMIAMSPPSDLSADSIRDEKVKVLKSLRRIDRTNVREKTVRGQYTTGFAQGKKVPGYLEEEGANKSSNTETFVAIRVDIDNWRWAGVPFYLRTGKRLPTKCSEVVVYFKTPELNLFKESWQDLPQNKLTIRLQPDEGVDIQVLNKVPGLDHKHNLQITKLDLSYSETFNQTHLADAYERLLLETMRGIQALFVRRDEVEEAWKWVDSITEAWAMDNDAPKPYQAGTWGPVASVAMITRDGRSWNEFE, translated from the coding sequence ATGGCGGTAACGCAAACAGCCCAGGCATGTGACCTGGTCATTTTCGGCGCGAAGGGCGACCTTGCACGTCGAAAATTGCTGCCTTCCCTGTATCAGCTGGAAAAAGCCGGCCAGATTAACCCGGACACCCGCATTATTGGAGTTGGCCGCGCTGACTGGGACAAAGCAGCCTATACCAAGGTTGTACGCGAAGCGCTCGAAACTTTCATGAAAGAAAAAATCGATGAAAGTTTGTGGGAAACCCTCAGTGGTCGTCTGGAGTTTTGTAACCTGGACGTCAATGATACCGCTGCCTTTAGCCGTCTGGGTGACATGCTGGATCAAAAAGCACGTACCACGATTAACTACTTTGCCATGCCGCCAAGCACGTTTGGCGCGATCTGCAAAGGCTTAGGGGAAGCGAAATTGAACGCTAAACCGGCGCGCGTGGTGATGGAAAAGCCGCTGGGAACGTCGCTGGCAACCTCCCGCGAAATTAACGACCAGGTCGGTCAATATTTTGAAGAATGTCAGGTTTACCGTATTGACCACTATCTGGGCAAAGAAACGGTACTAAACCTGCTGGCACTGCGCTTTGCCAACTCCCTGTTTGTGAACAACTGGGATAATCGCACCATCGATCACGTCGAAATTACCGTGGCGGAAGAGGTGGGTATCGAAGGCCGTTGGGGTTATTTTGACCAGGCCGGCCAGATGCGCGACATGATCCAGAACCACCTGCTGCAGATTCTGTGCATGATCGCCATGTCGCCGCCGTCTGATCTGAGCGCCGACAGCATCCGTGATGAGAAAGTGAAGGTCCTGAAATCACTGCGTCGTATCGATCGTACGAACGTGCGTGAAAAAACGGTGCGTGGTCAGTACACCACCGGTTTTGCGCAAGGTAAAAAAGTACCGGGGTACCTGGAAGAAGAGGGTGCGAACAAGAGCAGCAACACCGAAACCTTTGTCGCTATCCGCGTGGATATCGACAACTGGCGCTGGGCGGGCGTGCCGTTTTACCTGCGTACCGGTAAGCGTCTGCCGACCAAATGCTCTGAAGTGGTGGTGTACTTCAAAACGCCTGAACTTAACCTGTTTAAAGAATCCTGGCAGGATCTGCCGCAGAACAAGCTGACCATCCGTTTGCAGCCGGACGAAGGTGTCGATATCCAGGTGCTTAACAAAGTGCCGGGTCTGGACCACAAGCATAATCTGCAGATAACCAAGCTGGATCTGAGCTATTCCGAAACCTTCAATCAAACGCACCTGGCAGATGCCTACGAGCGCTTGCTGTTGGAAACTATGCGCGGCATTCAGGCGCTGTTCGTGCGCCGTGATGAAGTCGAAGAAGCATGGAAGTGGGTGGACTCCATCACCGAAGCCTGGGCGATGGACAACGACGCACCGAAGCCGTATCAGGCTGGGACCTGGGGACCGGTTGCCTCGGTGGCCATGATCACCCGTGACGGTCGTTCCTGGAACGAATTCGAGTAA